A portion of the Paenibacillus hamazuiensis genome contains these proteins:
- a CDS encoding ABC transporter substrate-binding protein, with the protein MKHWKTKGSLLVLATFIALAGCSGGKSDQPNSAAQPNKPAASGGEKVLTIANATDIESFDPQNNNNTQSEAVLVNMFDYLLRNDSSQKKVPGLATSWEKVNDTTWRFKLRQGVKFHNGDPFTAADVKFTFERLAKDAKLKQNTYYKNFKEVNIIDDYTVEIVTNGPDPLMLNKLSRMGADILPSKYIQEKGMDAFLKEPVGTGPYKFSQWQKDNRVELVKNAEYFGGSPKWDKVTFRVIPEASTRVSELITGGVDIAAGVPTTDVKRIQGVNDMKVEQATIQRVLHLIMRMTPGSVTADPKVREAIDLAINDKEIVDSIAGGAGTPTRTSVTPGNFGADPSLYNQYLFDKEKAKALLKEAGYASGGPKVTFSSQVQYKEIAEVAAAMLTEVGFQVNLEILEATKFSEKLNSKKFNELFLLGVGNSLFDASNNYNRFKFENAKGETDYNNPEVEQLLQAADKNMNPEEREKQYQKVQQILAVDRPTIYLYQLKGVYGVGAKVNYKPRLDEMYFAEEITPQN; encoded by the coding sequence ATGAAACATTGGAAAACCAAAGGATCTCTTCTTGTATTGGCTACCTTCATCGCGCTCGCAGGCTGCAGCGGCGGCAAAAGCGATCAGCCGAATTCGGCGGCTCAGCCGAACAAACCGGCGGCGTCCGGCGGCGAGAAGGTCTTAACGATAGCCAACGCGACGGATATCGAGAGCTTTGACCCTCAAAATAACAACAATACGCAAAGCGAAGCGGTACTGGTTAACATGTTTGATTATCTTTTGAGAAATGACAGCTCCCAGAAAAAGGTGCCCGGTTTGGCAACATCGTGGGAAAAAGTAAACGACACCACGTGGCGTTTCAAGCTTCGTCAAGGAGTCAAATTCCATAACGGCGATCCTTTTACCGCAGCGGACGTCAAGTTTACGTTCGAACGTTTGGCCAAAGATGCGAAGCTGAAGCAAAACACCTATTACAAAAACTTCAAAGAGGTCAACATCATCGACGACTATACGGTGGAAATTGTCACCAACGGACCGGATCCGCTGATGCTCAATAAATTGTCCAGAATGGGTGCGGACATTCTTCCTTCCAAATACATTCAAGAGAAGGGGATGGATGCATTCTTGAAAGAGCCTGTCGGAACGGGCCCTTACAAATTCAGTCAATGGCAAAAGGACAACCGTGTCGAACTGGTGAAAAATGCCGAATATTTCGGCGGTTCGCCGAAATGGGACAAGGTCACATTCCGCGTCATTCCGGAAGCTTCAACCAGGGTTTCGGAGCTCATTACAGGCGGTGTAGATATAGCGGCGGGCGTGCCTACGACGGATGTCAAACGCATCCAAGGCGTTAACGATATGAAAGTGGAGCAGGCTACCATTCAAAGGGTGCTTCACCTTATTATGCGGATGACTCCCGGCTCCGTCACTGCCGATCCGAAGGTACGCGAAGCGATTGATTTGGCGATCAACGACAAGGAAATTGTCGATAGTATTGCCGGAGGGGCCGGTACACCGACACGCACCTCTGTCACGCCTGGCAACTTCGGTGCCGATCCCAGCTTATACAATCAATATTTGTTTGATAAGGAAAAAGCAAAAGCGCTGTTAAAAGAAGCGGGTTATGCGAGCGGCGGGCCGAAAGTTACTTTCTCCTCGCAGGTTCAATACAAAGAAATCGCCGAAGTGGCTGCTGCCATGCTTACGGAAGTAGGGTTCCAGGTAAATCTTGAAATTCTGGAGGCCACTAAATTCAGCGAAAAGCTGAATTCGAAGAAGTTCAATGAATTGTTTTTGCTGGGCGTAGGCAACTCCTTATTTGATGCTTCGAACAACTACAATCGGTTTAAATTTGAAAATGCAAAGGGCGAGACGGATTACAACAATCCCGAGGTCGAACAACTGCTTCAGGCGGCGGATAAAAACATGAATCCGGAAGAGAGAGAGAAGCAGTACCAGAAGGTGCAGCAAATTTTGGCGGTCGATCGTCCGACCATTTATTTATACCAATTGAAGGGTGTTTACGGCGTCGGTGCAAAAGTAAATTATAAGCCAAGACTGGACGAGATGTACTTCGCCGAGGAGATTACTCCGCAAAATTGA
- a CDS encoding M20 metallopeptidase family protein has product MPYIQGRRCKLEPDAKLLETARALKDQLIAWRRDFHRHPETGYEEFRTSSIVADHLRALGLEVTCNVGKTGVVGLLRGEEPGPTFGLRADMDALPIQDRKSVEYCSLVPGKAHLCGHDAHTSMLMGAAQLLTGLGRPKRGNIKFVFQPAEEGLAGAKAMMDDGVLENPKVDAMAGLHVFPSLNTGTISVTKGVAFASADSISIKIIGKGGHAARPHEAVDAITVAAKVIDAIQHIASRLVDPLEPVVVTIGKIQGGYMGTAIAPEVEMVGTVRALTPELRERMPGLLERIIRGVTDSFGASYEFKYNMGYPPVVNNEDMVDFLTKTSERLFGDKRWKYAKPSMGGEDFAFYSLSVPSVFFRLGVHNGQEYTGYPLHHPMFDLDEEALPYGVAMLSAVALNYLSDSSSIHSSI; this is encoded by the coding sequence ATGCCATACATCCAGGGGAGGCGCTGCAAGTTGGAACCAGATGCAAAGCTGCTCGAGACGGCTCGAGCTCTGAAGGATCAATTGATTGCATGGCGTCGGGATTTCCACCGACATCCGGAAACAGGGTACGAAGAATTCCGCACGTCAAGTATTGTCGCGGATCATTTAAGAGCTCTGGGGCTTGAAGTGACTTGCAATGTCGGGAAAACCGGCGTAGTCGGATTGCTGAGGGGAGAGGAGCCCGGACCTACGTTCGGCCTCAGGGCCGATATGGATGCTTTGCCGATTCAGGATCGGAAATCCGTCGAATATTGTTCGCTTGTTCCGGGCAAGGCGCACCTCTGCGGTCATGATGCCCATACGAGCATGTTGATGGGGGCGGCCCAGCTGTTAACCGGTTTGGGCCGACCGAAGCGCGGAAACATCAAATTCGTTTTCCAACCGGCAGAGGAAGGGCTGGCCGGAGCGAAGGCCATGATGGACGACGGCGTGCTGGAAAATCCAAAGGTTGACGCCATGGCCGGACTGCACGTGTTTCCGTCTTTAAACACCGGAACGATATCCGTGACCAAAGGGGTTGCTTTCGCTTCTGCGGATAGCATCTCGATCAAAATAATCGGTAAAGGCGGACATGCCGCAAGACCTCATGAAGCGGTTGATGCGATTACCGTAGCGGCGAAAGTCATTGATGCCATTCAGCATATAGCCAGCCGGTTGGTCGATCCTCTGGAACCTGTTGTTGTAACGATCGGCAAAATCCAAGGCGGATATATGGGGACTGCAATCGCTCCCGAAGTGGAAATGGTGGGAACCGTGAGGGCGTTAACGCCGGAATTGCGGGAACGGATGCCCGGGCTGCTGGAACGAATTATCCGGGGAGTGACGGATTCCTTCGGAGCATCGTATGAATTCAAGTACAATATGGGCTACCCTCCCGTTGTTAATAACGAGGATATGGTGGATTTTTTAACGAAAACAAGTGAACGGTTGTTCGGCGATAAACGTTGGAAGTACGCCAAACCATCGATGGGCGGGGAAGACTTCGCGTTTTATTCGCTTTCCGTACCGAGCGTCTTTTTCCGGCTTGGAGTGCACAACGGGCAGGAATATACCGGATATCCGCTTCATCATCCGATGTTCGACCTCGATGAAGAAGCGCTGCCCTATGGAGTAGCTATGCTTTCGGCCGTGGCTTTAAATTATTTGTCGGATTCATCATCTATACATTCATCTATATAA